Proteins co-encoded in one Flavivirga eckloniae genomic window:
- a CDS encoding NmrA family NAD(P)-binding protein — MENIKILVTTANGHTGFPAAKELLDLGFKVKAMIRNINSPNAQELKRLGAKLFVGDMNDIHGVFISKPHLKKFEREQEIPFFLKGMKYVLENENWIQSHA; from the coding sequence ATGGAAAACATTAAAATTTTAGTTACAACAGCCAACGGTCATACTGGATTTCCTGCAGCAAAAGAATTATTAGACCTTGGCTTTAAGGTTAAAGCGATGATAAGAAACATTAACAGTCCGAACGCGCAAGAGTTAAAAAGACTAGGTGCCAAATTGTTTGTTGGAGATATGAATGATATTCATGGTGTGTTTATTAGCAAACCTCACCTTAAAAAATTTGAAAGAGAACAAGAAATCCCCTTTTTTTTAAAAGGGATGAAATATGTTCTGGAAAATGAAAATTGGATACAATCGCATGCATAG